A portion of the Accipiter gentilis unplaced genomic scaffold, bAccGen1.1, whole genome shotgun sequence genome contains these proteins:
- the LOC126037110 gene encoding electroneutral sodium bicarbonate exchanger 1-like isoform X4 translates to MWKRPLRRALQECQYLRGEFQGPACGRDGPYTPDVFFWCCILFFATFALSSFLKKFKTSRYFPTRVRSTVSNFAVFLTIVIVVLLDFVVGIPLPKLQVPHAFKPTRDDRGWFINPIGPNPWWTVLAALVPALLCTILIFMDQQISAVIVNRKEHKLKKGCGYHLDLFVVAVMLGVCSVMGLPWFVAATVLSITHVNSLKVESDCSAPGEQPKLLGIREQRVTGLLIFVLMGCSVFFTSVLKFIPMPVLYGVFLYMGVSSLRRIQFFDRLKLFWMPAKHQPDFIYLRHVPLRKVHFFTAIQLTCLVLLWTIKVSRAAIIFPMMVLALVFVRKAMDFCFSKRELSFLDDLMPERKKKLDDARNEAGEEEEESRRAMEAAAAASSVQLNVGKTSDVDIPKQSTDGTDPSEIVILDEMSQTTVWKALTLKTETL, encoded by the exons gaatgtcagtatttgcgtggggagtttcaaggacctgcctgtggacgcgacggcccctacacccctgatgtattcttctggtgctgcatcctcttcttcgccacctttgccctgtcaagcttcttgaagaagtttaaaaccagccgctactttccaaccaga gtacggtccacagtgagcaactttgctgttttcctcaccatcgtcatcgtggtgctccttgactttgtggttgggatcccattgccgaagctccaggtcccccatgcgttcaag cctaccagagacgaccgcgggtggttcatcaaccccataggacccaacccttggtggacggtgttggctgcgctcgtcccagctctgctctgcaccatcttgatattcatggaccagcagatcagtgccgttattgtgaacaggaaggagcacaagctgaag aaaggatgcgggtaccacctggacctttttgtggtggccgtgatgctcggggtgtgctctgtgatggggctgccctggtttgtggctgcgaccgtcctgtccatcacccacgtgaatagcctcaaagtagagtctgactgctcagctccaggagaacaacccaagttgctggggatacgagagcagagagtcactggcttgctgatctttgtgctcatgggctgctctgtcttcttcacttccgtgttaaag tttataccaatgcctgtgctttatggcgtctttctctacatgggtgtgtcgtcgctcagaagaattcag ttctttgatcgcttgaagctgttttggatgccagcgaaacaccagccggatttcatctacctgcggcacgtgcccttgcgaaaggtgcatttcttcacggcgatccagctgacctgcctcgtcctgctctggaccatcaaggtgtcccgtgccgccatcatctttcccatgatg gttttggctctcgtatttgtccggaaagcgatggatttctgcttctcaaagcgagagctcagctttctggatgaccttatgccagaaaggaagaagaagttggacgatgccagaaatgaagctggagaagaagaagag gagtccaggagggccatggaagctgctgctgctgcaagttcagttcagctgaacgtggggaagaccagtgacgtggatatcccaaagcaaagcactgacgg gactgatccttctgagattgttatcctggatgaaatgtcacaaacgaccgtatggaaggctctcactttgaagacagaaaccctttga
- the LOC126037110 gene encoding electroneutral sodium bicarbonate exchanger 1-like isoform X3: MENGETRFTDGSSYVLNSNRHAGYAVTASQEECQYLRGEFQGPACGRDGPYTPDVFFWCCILFFATFALSSFLKKFKTSRYFPTRVRSTVSNFAVFLTIVIVVLLDFVVGIPLPKLQVPHAFKPTRDDRGWFINPIGPNPWWTVLAALVPALLCTILIFMDQQISAVIVNRKEHKLKKGCGYHLDLFVVAVMLGVCSVMGLPWFVAATVLSITHVNSLKVESDCSAPGEQPKLLGIREQRVTGLLIFVLMGCSVFFTSVLKFIPMPVLYGVFLYMGVSSLRRIQFFDRLKLFWMPAKHQPDFIYLRHVPLRKVHFFTAIQLTCLVLLWTIKVSRAAIIFPMMVLALVFVRKAMDFCFSKRELSFLDDLMPERKKKLDDARNEAGEEEEESRRAMEAAAAASSVQLNVGKTSDVDIPKQSTDGTDPSEIVILDEMSQTTVWKALTLKTETL; this comes from the exons gaatgtcagtatttgcgtggggagtttcaaggacctgcctgtggacgcgacggcccctacacccctgatgtattcttctggtgctgcatcctcttcttcgccacctttgccctgtcaagcttcttgaagaagtttaaaaccagccgctactttccaaccaga gtacggtccacagtgagcaactttgctgttttcctcaccatcgtcatcgtggtgctccttgactttgtggttgggatcccattgccgaagctccaggtcccccatgcgttcaag cctaccagagacgaccgcgggtggttcatcaaccccataggacccaacccttggtggacggtgttggctgcgctcgtcccagctctgctctgcaccatcttgatattcatggaccagcagatcagtgccgttattgtgaacaggaaggagcacaagctgaag aaaggatgcgggtaccacctggacctttttgtggtggccgtgatgctcggggtgtgctctgtgatggggctgccctggtttgtggctgcgaccgtcctgtccatcacccacgtgaatagcctcaaagtagagtctgactgctcagctccaggagaacaacccaagttgctggggatacgagagcagagagtcactggcttgctgatctttgtgctcatgggctgctctgtcttcttcacttccgtgttaaag tttataccaatgcctgtgctttatggcgtctttctctacatgggtgtgtcgtcgctcagaagaattcag ttctttgatcgcttgaagctgttttggatgccagcgaaacaccagccggatttcatctacctgcggcacgtgcccttgcgaaaggtgcatttcttcacggcgatccagctgacctgcctcgtcctgctctggaccatcaaggtgtcccgtgccgccatcatctttcccatgatg gttttggctctcgtatttgtccggaaagcgatggatttctgcttctcaaagcgagagctcagctttctggatgaccttatgccagaaaggaagaagaagttggacgatgccagaaatgaagctggagaagaagaagag gagtccaggagggccatggaagctgctgctgctgcaagttcagttcagctgaacgtggggaagaccagtgacgtggatatcccaaagcaaagcactgacgg gactgatccttctgagattgttatcctggatgaaatgtcacaaacgaccgtatggaaggctctcactttgaagacagaaaccctttga